The DNA window CTGGCCTTCTGAGATCCTCCGGAGgttcgttttttttttgctctaattCCAGCATCAGCCTATTATTTGAAGTGTTCCATTCGGATTAAACTTTATTGGACATTTGAAGATCCCTTTACTTCTAAAATTTGCCTTACTTGTCCTCGAACTTGGAAGAGTTTGGATGGAATTGAATGTTGGTGCTCTGGTTATTAAGACCACCAGCCTTGACATCAATTTTGTAGGCTTCGTATTTGTCAGACCAGTCCATCTCCAAGAGTTCTTTTGCATCTCTGTTCTTCCTAAAAGACACCAATATTTAGATGAAAGGTTACGTTCGACAAATAAAGGTCGTAAGAAAAAGTTGGCAGAAACCATCATGATGAAAAATCtcagaaagaaatgaaaattttACTTCAAGCCACAGTGTCTTTTTGCAACTTTGTCACTAAGTTAGGCTTGGGGTGAGCTCGTGATAAAGGACAGTGAAGTACCACAGAATGTTCCATATTCAACTAAATTTCATTTGCGAGTGGTCCAGCAAGTACAGCAATAACAACACAGTATAGAGTTCAGTTAGAAGAGCAAAAAGGTTCTATTTTACAGTCCAAGgtccattcaggagtctgacaatGGCGGGAATTAAGCTACCCTTGAATCTGGCAGTgaattcacttgcatgaatatataaaccttaaaacattttactttattttcagtaaaATCCTTTGAatcaaacatttaaccattgctgtatCTGCAGATTCCtgcccctccatggagccgcctGATAAACCAATAACATAATAGATAATTaaacctcaccccacccccagtttacagataaagcctctgaccagggtgactcttactaagcagagattgcttaaggtggtatatgagtggaaagaaaaagtttgaaaactcttgttttaatcgtacctcattgactcgttatgtgcacgatttcagaactccaaaggaaatggaccaatgacaatttttctcaagccaaatatttcagtaacaattgggtctagagcagtgattctcaaccttaccttcccacccacatcccaccttaagcaatcccttactaatcacagagcaccgatggcagagggattacttaaagtggatgtgagtggaaagaaaaaggttgagaaccactggtgttttcttttcctgtcctgtgcattggcacttctatATCAGACAgggatgcagccagacagaatggtctccacagGAAACCTGTGCAGGTCTTAGGTGACATATACAAATCTCCTCAAGATCCTCACaaagtgagccttcttcatggttacatcattcaatgtattTACGCACAGAtcgatagatttttgaatattaaGTGAATTAATAGTTTTTTGATGActaaatggagctgagtccacagccacatcaaccatgatattattgaatggtagagcaggttcgatgggccaaATGTCTTGTCCTCATGTTCTCTTGCATATCATCTAAAAAAGTGATCTAAAATGTGTTAGGGTATTAATCCAATAATGAAAACATTTATGACCAAAGTCTCAAGCAATCAGAGTTTGGctgtaaatgtaaataatttgAAATTGAAGTTGTCATTTGAGAACAGTGAACGACAAATATATTTATGACATCTCATCTGGAACACCAATTTGCTTACCTTAACTGAGTTACGACCTGATCCAAGGTTCTCTTCAGAACACCTTGTACATTCTGAATCAGATCAACCTCCTAGAATGAAGAACACAAATCAGATTACTTCAGTAATGCGGTGAGACAAGAGCATCTGTAGACACGGTGATTGGAGCTGGCCAACGATTTCAATTCCACTCtggcagggacctcccagtggccaatcatttcaatcccacgccgtcatgtctgtccatggccttgtgcactgccaaacccgAGGCCAACTGGAGGAGCAACGcccaatattctgtctgggtgctcaccatccagatggcattaatatccatTTCTCCAGTCTTTGCTAGACCACTTCCCgttcttcccctatccctccgtctcctttcctccagatctccacCCCTTACCTCTCCATTCAGGGCTATCCCCTCCCCTATCACTTACCAACCTTATTTCTCATGTCCTCCCACTCATAACCTGTGggcctcttcccctttccccaccaTTTTTTGGCTCatacttgataaagggctcaggcctgaaagaatggttatgtattttttaaaaatctttgcatCCTAACAAaaactgtgtgacctgctgagtttctccagcattaatgtGTAAACGACTTCAGTAATGTGATTCAGAGTATTCCATTTATAAGCAAACTCTAAATATAACAATAGTGGCTGAAAAGAAATGTTATTGCGATTACATGGAAAGTTGGTAATTAAGTAGAAGACACCGTGAAAtgtaaaattgtatacctttagaaaaaattatatatagtttaagaaatcgagttgaaaatttttatagcatTGCAAAACCATAGCTGGATTTTATGAATAGGTTACCATCCACCTCTTCCACCCCTCTCAATtagaaattaataataataacCAATGAACATTATTGTATATGTAGTATTAGGTGTTCTTTTTtcttactgggggggggggggggttggggagaacatttaaaagttcttttttttgtatcactaagcttgatttttctttttgtttgtcttgatacaagtgataaatcttttttttaaaagagtaagCAGACTCTATCCCCAgagacccccacccccttcttctctctgctgtcatcaggaaggaAGAGCAGAAGTCGAAACCCCAGCGGTACAtaaacaccttcttcccctcagccatcagatttcgcaatggacaatgaagcaaagacactacCTCACACGATTCTCTTCctctttattatttctttaaaataatgCATTTAAGGAAATGTAATTTGTAGCTATTTTTGCATATGTCATACAGAATAACTCATTTTGTGATacgtgttcgtgacaataaattctgattctgaacctcttctgcaccctctccaaagcctcctcgTCCTCCCTGCAACGCAGCCACACAGTGGGTCATTTAAATGTGGACCCCCAGTAGGGGAACGGGCCATTTCGACCCcccaagcccgtgccgcccaatttacacccccttaACCAGTgcgctttgaacggtgggaggaaaccagagtcgcccccccccccccccccagtgggaacccattctgcaactggatcaaGACTTTTGGGCTCGTCGCCCTGACCGATGAAGGCAAATATGGGAGAGAGAGCCTGACCCACCCACCTACccgccccctctcctctccccagccgccccctctcctctccccagccgccccctctcctctccccagccgccccctctcctctccccagccgccccctctcctctccccagccgccccctctcctctccccagccgccccctctcctctccccagccgccccctctcctctccccagccgccccctctcctctccccagccgccccctctcctctccccagccgccccctctcctctccccagccgccccctctcctctccccagccgccccctctcctctccccagccGCCCCCCACCTTGAGTAGCTCGCCTTCCACGGCATCCAGGACCAGGTCAGGTCCTTGCCTCCTGTCCCGGTTCTGCAGGTTGTCGGTGGAGATGAAGATGGCAGTCTCGTTGGCGTCCAGGGCCACCTCCAGGCGCCTCTGTCGCTCCAGGAGCAACTCGGTCTCGGCCAGGAGGTCCTCAATTTCCCTCTGGAGCTCCGACTTCCAGAAGAAGATGTCTTGCAGCCTCTCGCCCAGCTTCTTGGTGGAGTTGGCCTGGGTCCCGAGTGTCAACTTTGCCCGCTCCACCATCAGAGCCGAGGACTCGTGGCGCGTGTTTCCCGCGCTGTCTCGGTCGGCGAGCGAGCGGCAGAGCTTGGAGACATTGTTCTGCATCCATTCCTCGGGGATGTATTTGGCCGTGCGGAATCCAGCCGTGGCCAGACCTGAGGAGGAGTGCAGTCCTGTGTTCTTGACCACGCAGTAGGGTTTGCAGGGCTGCTGCTCCTCCTCGGGGAGGCACCGGGCGACCTGAGGGTGGCTCACCAAAACCTCAGCGGCAGACATGGTCTCCGAGCCTTTCCCCCCTCTGAAATGTTATCAACGCATCAATATATTGACGTGCCCCGAGCGGGGTTCGAACCCGCGCCTCCAGGAGCCCTCAGTCTTGCGAGTCGCGCCGCTTCTCTCCCAACTTTGCTTCCATGGGGTTTGTTGTGCCCGTTGCTAGGGTACGCACCAGCGTTGCCATGGGGACGAGCACGTTGCAACACCAGGCTCAAAGGCTTCTTCCGCCGTCGGGGACCAGCCAC is part of the Narcine bancroftii isolate sNarBan1 chromosome 12, sNarBan1.hap1, whole genome shotgun sequence genome and encodes:
- the tekt4 gene encoding tektin-4 isoform X3, with protein sequence MSAAEVLVSHPQVARCLPEEEQQPCKPYCVVKNTGLHSSSGLATAGFRTAKYIPEEWMQNNVSKLCRSLADRDSAGNTRHESSALMVERAKLTLGTQANSTKKLGERLQDIFFWKSELQREIEDLLAETELLLERQRRLEVALDANETAIFISTDNLQNRDRRQGPDLVLDAVEGELLKEVDLIQNVQGVLKRTLDQVVTQLRKNRDAKELLEMDWSDKYEAYKIDVKAGGLNNQSTNIQFHPNSSKFEDNSSTPESWAQATHCNIYKAEQERMNSINLRSLADNVLQETSEDLREQYDRVNAAFSKRLEEFFDAKAKLDHHLRKILEQISAQERNITNLKKAIKDKEAPLKVAQTRLYERTYRPNVELTRDPAQMKLICGKPP
- the tekt4 gene encoding tektin-4 isoform X2 produces the protein MSAAEVLVSHPQVARCLPEEEQQPCKPYCVVKNTGLHSSSGLATAGFRTAKYIPEEWMQNNVSKLCRSLADRDSAGNTRHESSALMVERAKLTLGTQANSTKKLGERLQDIFFWKSELQREIEDLLAETELLLERQRRLEVALDANETAIFISTDNLQNRDRRQGPDLVLDAVEGELLKEVDLIQNVQGVLKRTLDQVVTQLRKNRDAKELLEMDWSDKYEAYKIDVKAGGLNNQSTNIQFHPNSSKFEDNSSTPESWAQATHCNIYKAEQERMNSINLRSLADNVLQETSEDLREQYDRVNAAFSKRLEEFFDAKAKLDHHLRKILEQISAQERNITNLKKAIKDKEAPLKVAQTRLYERTYRPNVELTRDPAQMKPAQHLPLDEVILLSPHPPMSLGCERKPEQPGETHAVMESLKTPHR
- the tekt4 gene encoding tektin-4 isoform X1, translating into MSAAEVLVSHPQVARCLPEEEQQPCKPYCVVKNTGLHSSSGLATAGFRTAKYIPEEWMQNNVSKLCRSLADRDSAGNTRHESSALMVERAKLTLGTQANSTKKLGERLQDIFFWKSELQREIEDLLAETELLLERQRRLEVALDANETAIFISTDNLQNRDRRQGPDLVLDAVEGELLKEVDLIQNVQGVLKRTLDQVVTQLRKNRDAKELLEMDWSDKYEAYKIDVKAGGLNNQSTNIQFHPNSSKFEDNSSTPESWAQATHCNIYKAEQERMNSINLRSLADNVLQETSEDLREQYDRVNAAFSKRLEEFFDAKAKLDHHLRKILEQISAQERNITNLKKAIKDKEAPLKVAQTRLYERTYRPNVELTRDPAQMNLVCEVGEITESIALLQEKLKEAQLSLQNMEITRMTLEQEIAIKANSIFIDSEKCLKHRERYPTVVRLAGYQ